A window of Actinobacillus suis ATCC 33415 contains these coding sequences:
- the slyD gene encoding peptidylprolyl isomerase, with amino-acid sequence MKIAKNVVPSIAYQVRTQDGVLVDEAPVNQPLEYLHGHNNLVEGLEKALEGKAVGDVFEVRVKPEEGYGEYNENMVQRVPKDVFMGVDELEVGMRFIADTDLGPLPVVITEVDGDEVVVDGNHMLAGQELLFSVEVVATREATLEEIAHGHIHSGHEHGGCCGGHGEEGGCGCGGHGHDHDHDHHHGHGGCGCGGHH; translated from the coding sequence ATGAAAATCGCAAAAAATGTTGTTCCAAGCATTGCTTATCAAGTTCGTACACAAGACGGTGTATTAGTTGATGAAGCACCGGTAAATCAACCGTTAGAATATTTACACGGTCATAACAACCTTGTTGAAGGTTTAGAAAAAGCGCTTGAAGGCAAAGCGGTAGGCGATGTTTTTGAAGTTCGCGTTAAACCGGAAGAAGGTTACGGCGAATACAACGAAAACATGGTTCAACGCGTACCAAAAGATGTATTCATGGGCGTTGATGAATTAGAAGTTGGTATGCGTTTTATCGCTGATACGGATTTAGGCCCGTTACCGGTAGTAATCACTGAAGTTGACGGTGATGAAGTTGTGGTAGACGGTAACCATATGTTAGCAGGTCAAGAGTTATTATTCTCTGTTGAAGTGGTTGCAACACGTGAAGCGACATTAGAAGAAATCGCACACGGTCACATTCATTCTGGCCACGAACACGGCGGTTGCTGTGGCGGTCATGGCGAAGAAGGCGGCTGCGGATGTGGCGGTCACGGACATGACCATGATCACGACCATCACCACGGCCACGGCGGTTGTGGCTGCGGCGGTCACCACTAA
- the ilvA gene encoding threonine ammonia-lyase, biosynthetic yields MSNPTIQSGTDYLRAILSSNIYDLAQVTPLQKMEKLSERLGNQILIKREDRQPVHSFKLRGAFAMISNLSASQKAAGVITASAGNHAQGVALSAKHLGLRALIVMPQNTPAIKVDAVRGFGGEALLFGANFDEAKAKALELSEELGMTFVPPFDHPMVIAGQGTIGMELVQQRSDLDYVFVPVGGGGLAAGIAVLIKQVLPNVKVIGVESKDSACLQHALKVGKPDNLERVGLFADGIAVRRIGDETFRLCQQYIDEVVLVDNDQICAAMKDIFENVRAVAEPSGATSLAGLKKYVKEHQLEGKNLACVLSGANLNFHTLRYVSERCEIGEKHEALLAVTIPEQKGSFLKFCEILGNRAVTEFNYRHADDHQACIFVGVRITGSTEKAEIIRDLQQNGYDVTDLSDDDIAKTHIRYMVGGRPTNLANEQLYSFEFPEQKGALLKFLQTLTDWDISLFHYRAHGADYGDILAAFALNSEDETKFKQHLEQLGYRYQNVTESPAYRYFLK; encoded by the coding sequence ATGAGCAATCCAACAATTCAATCCGGCACCGATTATCTGCGTGCTATCTTAAGTTCCAATATCTACGACCTTGCACAAGTGACGCCACTCCAGAAAATGGAAAAGCTTTCCGAGCGTCTCGGCAACCAAATTCTTATCAAACGTGAAGATCGCCAACCGGTACATAGCTTCAAATTGCGTGGCGCTTTTGCGATGATCTCAAATCTTTCAGCTAGTCAAAAGGCGGCAGGTGTAATTACCGCTTCAGCGGGCAATCATGCTCAAGGTGTTGCGCTTTCGGCAAAACATTTAGGGCTTCGTGCACTTATCGTGATGCCGCAGAATACACCGGCAATTAAAGTGGATGCAGTAAGAGGATTCGGCGGAGAAGCATTGTTATTTGGTGCGAATTTTGATGAAGCGAAAGCGAAAGCATTAGAACTTTCCGAAGAACTCGGTATGACTTTTGTACCGCCTTTTGATCACCCGATGGTGATTGCCGGACAAGGTACAATCGGTATGGAATTAGTACAGCAACGTTCCGATTTAGATTATGTGTTTGTGCCGGTCGGCGGTGGCGGTTTAGCGGCGGGTATTGCGGTGTTGATTAAACAGGTTTTACCGAATGTAAAAGTGATTGGTGTTGAATCCAAAGATTCCGCTTGTTTGCAACATGCGTTGAAAGTCGGTAAGCCGGATAACTTGGAACGTGTCGGATTATTTGCAGACGGGATTGCGGTAAGACGTATCGGCGATGAAACTTTCCGCTTATGTCAGCAGTACATTGATGAAGTGGTGTTGGTCGATAATGATCAAATTTGTGCGGCAATGAAAGATATTTTTGAAAACGTACGTGCGGTGGCAGAACCTTCCGGTGCGACTTCGTTAGCCGGCTTAAAAAAATATGTGAAAGAACATCAGCTTGAAGGCAAAAATTTAGCTTGCGTGCTTTCCGGTGCGAATTTGAATTTCCATACATTACGTTATGTTTCGGAACGTTGTGAAATCGGTGAGAAACATGAAGCCTTATTAGCAGTAACCATTCCGGAACAAAAAGGTAGTTTCTTAAAATTCTGTGAAATTTTAGGTAATCGTGCGGTGACCGAATTTAATTACCGCCATGCAGATGATCATCAAGCTTGCATTTTTGTCGGTGTGCGTATTACCGGCAGCACAGAAAAGGCTGAGATTATTCGGGATTTACAACAAAACGGCTACGATGTCACGGATCTTTCAGATGATGATATTGCGAAAACACATATTCGTTATATGGTGGGCGGACGTCCAACCAATCTTGCGAATGAGCAGCTTTATAGCTTTGAATTCCCTGAACAAAAAGGTGCATTATTAAAATTCTTACAAACGCTAACCGATTGGGATATTTCCTTATTCCACTATCGTGCGCACGGGGCGGACTACGGTGATATTTTGGCGGCGTTTGCGTTAAATAGTGAAGATGAAACCAAATTTAAACAACATTTGGAACAACTTGGATACCGTTATCAGAATGTAACGGAGAGCCCAGCGTATCGTTATTTTTTAAAATAA
- the glmM gene encoding phosphoglucosamine mutase translates to MAERKYFGTDGVRGKVGQFPITPDFALKLGWAAGKILATQGTKKVLIGKDTRISGYMLESALEAGLAAAGLSAAFVGPMPTPAIAYLTRTFRAEAGIVISASHNPYYDNGIKFFSNVGEKLPDEVEEAIEALLDQPMDCVESAQLGRATRINDAAGRYIEFCKGTFPANASLKGYKIVVDCAHGATYHIAPNVMRELGAEVIEIGTKPDGLNINEKCGATDITALQKVVVESGADVGLAYDGDGDRIMMVDHLGNKVDGDQILFIIAREALRSGKLHGGVVGTLMSNMGLEVALKHLAIPFTRANVGDRYVLEQLKEKGWKLGGENSGHIIVLDKNTTGDGIIASLEVLAAMEAHKMSLNDLARAVPLFPQVLLNVRFEGGKNPLESDAVKAVAADVEKRLAGKGRILLRKSGTEPLIRVMVECEDGALAQSCAEEIVEAVKNN, encoded by the coding sequence ATGGCAGAACGTAAATATTTTGGTACGGACGGTGTACGTGGCAAAGTAGGTCAATTTCCTATTACTCCGGATTTCGCATTAAAACTAGGCTGGGCAGCAGGTAAAATTCTTGCAACACAAGGCACAAAAAAAGTTTTAATCGGTAAAGATACTCGTATTTCTGGCTATATGTTGGAGTCAGCATTAGAAGCAGGTCTTGCGGCAGCAGGTCTTTCAGCTGCATTTGTAGGCCCTATGCCAACACCAGCGATTGCTTACCTTACCCGTACTTTCCGTGCTGAAGCGGGGATTGTGATTTCAGCATCACATAACCCATATTACGATAATGGTATTAAGTTTTTCTCGAATGTCGGTGAGAAATTACCGGATGAAGTAGAAGAAGCGATTGAAGCACTTTTAGATCAACCGATGGATTGTGTTGAGTCAGCACAATTAGGTCGTGCAACGCGAATCAATGATGCGGCAGGCCGTTATATTGAATTCTGTAAAGGAACCTTCCCGGCAAACGCAAGCTTGAAAGGCTATAAAATTGTAGTGGATTGTGCGCACGGTGCAACTTACCATATCGCACCTAATGTCATGCGTGAGCTTGGTGCGGAAGTGATTGAGATCGGTACGAAACCGGACGGTTTAAATATCAATGAAAAATGTGGTGCAACCGATATTACCGCATTACAAAAAGTTGTCGTTGAATCAGGTGCGGACGTAGGTCTTGCTTATGACGGTGACGGCGACCGTATCATGATGGTTGACCATTTAGGTAATAAAGTAGATGGTGACCAAATCCTATTTATTATTGCTCGTGAAGCATTACGTTCAGGCAAATTACACGGTGGTGTAGTCGGTACGTTAATGAGTAATATGGGCTTAGAAGTGGCATTAAAACACTTAGCGATTCCATTTACTCGTGCGAATGTCGGTGACCGTTACGTATTAGAACAATTAAAAGAAAAAGGCTGGAAACTGGGTGGCGAAAACTCAGGTCACATTATCGTGTTAGATAAAAACACCACTGGTGACGGTATTATCGCTTCTCTTGAAGTACTTGCAGCGATGGAAGCGCATAAAATGAGCTTAAATGATCTTGCGCGTGCAGTGCCGTTATTCCCACAAGTGTTACTTAACGTTCGTTTTGAAGGCGGTAAAAATCCGTTGGAAAGCGATGCGGTAAAAGCGGTGGCGGCAGACGTGGAAAAACGTCTAGCAGGCAAAGGACGTATTCTTCTGCGTAAGTCTGGTACAGAGCCACTCATTCGTGTTATGGTGGAATGTGAAGACGGTGCATTAGCACAAAGCTGTGCGGAAGAAATCGTTGAAGCGGTTAAAAATAACTAA
- the rpiA gene encoding ribose-5-phosphate isomerase RpiA — protein MTQQEMKKIAAQAALQFVKPDTIVGVGSGSTVNCFIDALASMKDQIKGAVAASKASEDRLRAIGIEVFNANEVIELDVYIDGADEITPQGAMIKGGGAALTREKIVSSLAKKFVCIVDSSKQVDVLGSTFPLPVEVIPMARSYVARQLVALGGSPEYREGVVTDNGNVILDVHNFQILEPLKMEHTINNIAGVVTNGIFAQRYANVTIVGTPEGAKIIE, from the coding sequence ATGACCCAACAAGAAATGAAAAAAATTGCTGCTCAAGCTGCGCTTCAATTCGTAAAACCGGATACTATCGTGGGGGTGGGGAGCGGTTCTACCGTAAATTGTTTTATTGATGCATTAGCGTCAATGAAAGATCAAATTAAAGGTGCGGTGGCAGCATCAAAAGCTTCTGAAGATCGCTTACGCGCGATCGGTATTGAAGTGTTTAACGCAAATGAAGTGATTGAATTAGACGTATATATTGACGGTGCGGATGAAATTACTCCTCAAGGCGCAATGATCAAAGGCGGTGGTGCGGCATTAACCCGTGAGAAAATCGTTAGTTCATTAGCGAAGAAATTTGTTTGTATCGTAGATAGCTCAAAACAAGTGGATGTACTAGGTTCAACCTTCCCGTTACCGGTGGAAGTGATTCCAATGGCACGTTCTTACGTTGCTCGCCAATTGGTAGCGTTAGGCGGTTCACCGGAATATCGTGAAGGCGTAGTGACTGATAATGGCAATGTTATTTTGGATGTACACAATTTCCAAATTCTTGAGCCATTAAAAATGGAACATACCATCAATAATATTGCCGGTGTCGTGACAAACGGAATCTTTGCACAGCGCTATGCAAACGTAACTATTGTCGGTACTCCTGAAGGTGCAAAAATTATCGAATAA
- the serA gene encoding phosphoglycerate dehydrogenase yields MTTPIDKSQIKFLLLEGVHQNALDVLQAAGYTNIEYHKKALDGDDLINAIKDAHFVGLRSRTHLTKEVLAHAKNLVSIGCFCIGTNQVDLNEAKRLGIPVFNAPFSNTRSVAELVLAEIILLMRQVPKANAEVHRGVWNKSAAGSNEVRGKKLGIVGYGHIGSQLSVMAESIGMQVYFYDIENKLPLGNAQQIASLDELLASCDAVSLHVPENASTKNLMNAARIAQLKEDSVLINAARGTVVDIDALAARLAQGTLRGAAIDVFPVEPASVNDPFESPLCQFDNVILTPHIGGSTAEAQANIGTEVASKFVKYADNGSTLSAVNFPEVSLPILHSDAKRLLHIHENRPGILNKINQVFVDGNVNIAGQYLQTDPNIGYVVIDVELDDASEALERLQQIDGTIKARVIS; encoded by the coding sequence ATGACAACTCCTATCGACAAATCTCAAATAAAATTTCTTTTGCTAGAAGGCGTTCATCAAAATGCATTAGACGTGCTACAGGCGGCCGGTTATACCAATATTGAATATCATAAAAAAGCGTTAGACGGTGATGACTTAATTAATGCCATTAAAGATGCGCATTTTGTAGGCTTACGTTCTCGTACTCATTTAACTAAAGAAGTATTAGCGCATGCGAAAAACCTAGTGTCGATCGGCTGTTTTTGTATCGGTACCAACCAAGTCGATTTAAATGAAGCGAAACGTCTCGGTATTCCGGTGTTTAATGCACCGTTCTCAAATACTCGTTCGGTAGCAGAATTAGTATTAGCCGAAATTATTCTCTTAATGCGCCAAGTGCCGAAAGCGAATGCGGAAGTACATCGTGGCGTATGGAACAAATCCGCAGCCGGCTCAAATGAAGTACGTGGTAAAAAATTAGGGATTGTAGGTTACGGTCATATCGGTTCGCAATTAAGCGTGATGGCGGAATCTATCGGTATGCAAGTGTATTTTTATGATATTGAAAATAAACTGCCGTTAGGTAACGCACAACAAATTGCAAGCCTCGATGAGTTGCTTGCTAGCTGCGATGCGGTTTCATTACACGTACCGGAAAATGCTTCAACCAAAAATTTAATGAATGCGGCTCGTATTGCGCAATTAAAAGAAGATTCGGTGTTGATCAATGCGGCGCGTGGTACGGTGGTTGATATTGACGCTTTAGCAGCACGTTTAGCGCAAGGTACGTTACGTGGGGCGGCGATTGATGTATTCCCTGTAGAGCCGGCTTCAGTTAATGATCCGTTTGAATCACCGCTATGCCAATTCGATAATGTGATTTTGACTCCGCATATCGGTGGTTCAACTGCAGAAGCACAAGCGAATATCGGTACGGAAGTGGCAAGCAAATTCGTTAAATATGCGGATAACGGCTCAACTCTTTCAGCGGTTAACTTCCCTGAAGTATCGTTACCGATTCTGCACAGCGATGCGAAACGTTTGTTACATATTCACGAAAACCGCCCGGGTATTCTGAATAAGATCAACCAAGTATTCGTAGATGGCAACGTGAATATTGCCGGTCAGTATCTACAAACCGATCCGAATATCGGTTATGTGGTCATTGATGTGGAATTAGACGATGCAAGCGAAGCGTTAGAACGCTTACAACAAATTGACGGCACAATTAAAGCCCGTGTGATTTCATAA
- the znuA gene encoding zinc ABC transporter substrate-binding protein ZnuA produces MFKKTALALAMLGTTAVANADVLTTVKPLGFIASAITEGVTESKVLLPVTASPHDYSLKPSDVEQLKSAQLVVWVGEDLETFLEKSIDKLPKEKVLSLDDVPAIKAIVDATEKHDDHDDDKKHEHDHDHKHEHGHKHEHHDHKHEHHEHAHEGHDHHHDHEGHSHDKDWHIWFSPEASLAAAEQIAARLSVQLPEQKAKIAENLATFKANLTTKSEQIRQQLAVVKGKGYYTFHDAYGYFERTYDLNSLGSFTINPSVAPGAKTLSVIKKNIAEHKAQCLFAEPQFTPKVIESLSKGTQVKVGQLDPLGAKIELSQTAYPQFLQAIADEFSQCLK; encoded by the coding sequence ATGTTTAAGAAAACCGCTTTAGCATTAGCTATGCTAGGCACAACCGCAGTCGCAAATGCCGATGTACTTACTACGGTCAAACCATTAGGCTTTATCGCAAGCGCAATCACAGAAGGCGTTACAGAGAGCAAGGTGTTATTGCCGGTGACCGCATCTCCGCATGATTACAGCTTAAAGCCATCTGATGTAGAGCAGTTAAAATCTGCGCAACTTGTGGTTTGGGTGGGTGAAGATTTAGAAACGTTTTTAGAAAAAAGTATCGACAAATTACCGAAAGAGAAAGTGCTTAGTTTAGATGATGTACCGGCAATTAAAGCAATTGTCGATGCGACTGAAAAACATGATGATCATGATGACGATAAAAAACATGAGCATGATCACGACCATAAGCATGAACACGGTCATAAACACGAACACCACGATCACAAACATGAGCATCATGAACACGCTCATGAAGGTCATGATCATCACCATGATCACGAAGGCCACAGCCATGATAAAGACTGGCACATTTGGTTCTCGCCTGAAGCAAGCCTTGCCGCAGCAGAACAGATCGCAGCACGCCTAAGCGTACAATTACCGGAGCAAAAAGCGAAAATTGCGGAGAATCTTGCAACATTTAAAGCAAATTTAACCACTAAGAGTGAACAAATTCGTCAACAATTAGCTGTAGTGAAAGGTAAAGGTTATTATACTTTCCACGATGCTTATGGCTATTTTGAGCGTACCTACGATTTAAATTCATTAGGTTCATTCACCATTAACCCAAGTGTAGCACCGGGTGCGAAAACGTTAAGCGTAATTAAGAAAAATATCGCTGAACACAAGGCGCAATGTTTATTTGCCGAACCTCAATTCACACCGAAAGTGATTGAAAGCCTCAGCAAAGGTACGCAAGTTAAAGTCGGACAATTAGATCCGCTTGGCGCAAAAATCGAATTAAGTCAAACCGCTTATCCGCAATTCTTACAAGCGATTGCTGATGAATTCAGTCAATGTTTGAAGTAA
- the ubiD gene encoding 4-hydroxy-3-polyprenylbenzoate decarboxylase produces MKYKDLREFLVLLESQGELVRVKQEIDPYLEMAEISDRTLRKGGPAILFENPKDYQMPVLCNLFGTPKRVALGMGQEDTHALRELGKLLAFLKEPEPPKGFKELIGQLPQWKQVLNMPSKVLGKADCQQIVLSGDEVDLYKLPIMHCHEGDVAPLVTWGLTITQGPYKKRQNLGIYRQQLIGKNKLIMRWLSHRGGALDFHEWKEANPDKPFPVSVAIGADPATILAAVTPIPDTLSEYAFAGLLRGQKTEVAKSISNDLEIPASAEIVLEGYIDPNETALEGPYGDHTGYYNEQEYFPVFTVTHITMRRDAIYHSTYTGRPPDEPAVLGEALNEVFIPILQKQFPEIVDFYLPPEGCSYRLAVVTIKKQYAGHAKRVMMGVWSFLRQFMYTKFVIVCDDDVNARDWKDVIWAITTRCDPSRDTTLIDHTPIDYLDFASPIAGLGSKMGIDATNKWQGETSREWGTPIKKDPNVVKRVDEIWDQLGL; encoded by the coding sequence ATGAAATACAAAGATTTACGTGAATTTTTAGTGCTGTTGGAAAGCCAAGGCGAATTAGTGCGAGTTAAGCAGGAAATCGATCCTTATCTTGAAATGGCGGAAATTTCCGATCGCACATTACGCAAAGGCGGACCGGCGATTTTATTTGAAAACCCAAAAGATTATCAAATGCCGGTACTCTGTAATCTGTTCGGTACACCAAAACGTGTTGCGTTAGGTATGGGGCAAGAAGATACACACGCCTTACGAGAGCTGGGGAAATTATTAGCGTTTCTCAAAGAGCCTGAGCCACCGAAAGGTTTTAAAGAGCTGATCGGGCAATTACCGCAATGGAAACAAGTGTTGAATATGCCGAGTAAAGTCTTGGGTAAAGCGGATTGCCAACAAATAGTATTAAGTGGCGATGAAGTTGATCTGTATAAATTACCGATTATGCATTGTCACGAAGGCGATGTTGCACCGCTTGTCACTTGGGGATTAACCATTACCCAAGGGCCTTATAAAAAACGCCAAAATCTTGGGATTTATCGCCAGCAGCTGATCGGCAAGAACAAGCTGATTATGCGTTGGTTATCGCATCGTGGCGGTGCGTTGGATTTCCATGAATGGAAGGAAGCTAATCCGGATAAACCGTTTCCGGTTTCGGTGGCTATTGGTGCCGATCCGGCAACTATTTTAGCCGCGGTCACACCGATTCCCGATACTTTATCGGAATATGCGTTCGCTGGTTTATTACGAGGTCAGAAAACTGAGGTGGCCAAGTCCATTAGTAATGATTTGGAAATACCGGCAAGTGCAGAAATAGTGTTGGAGGGTTATATCGACCCGAATGAAACGGCACTAGAAGGCCCGTACGGCGATCATACCGGCTATTATAATGAACAAGAGTATTTTCCGGTATTTACCGTGACGCATATCACCATGCGTCGTGATGCGATTTATCACTCGACTTACACCGGTCGTCCGCCGGATGAGCCGGCAGTTCTTGGCGAAGCGTTAAACGAAGTATTTATTCCGATTTTGCAAAAGCAATTTCCGGAAATCGTGGACTTCTATCTACCGCCGGAAGGATGTTCTTATCGCCTTGCAGTGGTGACGATTAAAAAACAATACGCCGGCCATGCAAAACGGGTAATGATGGGCGTTTGGTCGTTCCTTCGCCAGTTTATGTACACCAAATTTGTGATTGTCTGTGATGACGATGTAAACGCAAGAGATTGGAAAGACGTGATTTGGGCGATTACTACACGTTGTGACCCGAGCCGAGATACGACTTTAATCGATCATACACCGATTGATTATCTGGATTTCGCTTCACCGATTGCGGGCTTAGGCTCAAAAATGGGGATTGATGCCACCAATAAATGGCAGGGCGAAACCAGCCGTGAATGGGGTACACCGATTAAAAAAGATCCGAATGTTGTTAAACGTGTTGATGAAATTTGGGATCAATTAGGGCTATAA